A single region of the Borrelia hermsii DAH genome encodes:
- the gatC gene encoding Asp-tRNA(Asn)/Glu-tRNA(Gln) amidotransferase subunit GatC: MRDIHLEDSLKLSLLRFSKSEELKFVVKFEKIVGMLNKISEFEIKDVIQKKTCDFSDLRNDEVLPSLTIESIKNFSNVFVDGYFSSPKVLE; the protein is encoded by the coding sequence TTGAGAGACATTCATTTAGAAGATAGTTTGAAGTTGAGTTTATTAAGATTCAGTAAGAGTGAAGAACTGAAATTTGTCGTAAAATTTGAGAAAATTGTTGGCATGTTAAATAAGATTTCTGAATTTGAGATAAAAGATGTAATTCAAAAAAAAACATGCGACTTTTCTGATTTAAGGAACGATGAGGTTTTACCTTCTTTGACGATTGAATCTATTAAAAATTTTAGCAATGTATTTGTGGATGGTTACTTTTCATCACCCAAAGTACTTGAATAG
- a CDS encoding ATP-dependent helicase, giving the protein MDRIEKFLFSLNSTQKQIVLDDTKNPILVLAGPGSGKTRVITAKITHLIKEMKLRPEEILALTFTNKAANEMNFRLNYLFNLNKALHIQTFHSFGAWLLRLYFKEFDKNYDSNFTIWDTNDVVRFVKQIGLASTIELAKHVASFILKYKENCFLNNYCDLDEKSYADIEFYEQEKSRNNALDFADLILKTVLMLRNCEDIKMRVQRKFKAIFVDEYQDTNYAQFLFLKELYCENMHFMVVGDEDQSIYSFRGARVENILEFEKVFNNVSKYYLVQNYRSSLSIVNVSNDVISKNRNRYEKVIFTENKMGKKIKFFVFRSPAEEAEYFSNFLLEDELETAVLYRFNYQSLQFEKAFLKHNIPHKILGSIRFYERGEIKDVISLLRLFVNKKDKISFLRVINKPARGIGKTTTDKIIAMLNDRDVNFDLILASKRAVENLKGKARDSLVAFLSLYDDLEKNIRRDVYINLSEFIKDVAIRAGFWDFYQKFDKDDKFKNIDELISSGVEYSGSFEGLVIFLENSSLSPLIHGDSKSSVLLSSIHGVKGLEFDRVIISGLEKGLLPAEIEELTEERIEEERRLFYVAITRAKFELIVTINLQRFFGGMLRNTAMSVFFQDINKDNYDIVFVPEYLKDNFKYFFSKSGNKSFNIGDYITYNGEHGLIVDKWYQNGESFIKINLRNGKKAILSPSHIKGLSKI; this is encoded by the coding sequence ATGGACAGAATAGAAAAATTTCTCTTTAGTTTAAATTCTACTCAGAAACAAATTGTCTTAGATGATACTAAAAATCCCATTCTTGTTTTGGCAGGTCCAGGTAGTGGTAAAACAAGGGTTATAACAGCTAAAATCACGCACTTAATAAAGGAAATGAAATTAAGACCAGAAGAGATTCTTGCTTTAACATTTACAAATAAAGCAGCAAATGAGATGAATTTTAGACTAAATTATCTTTTTAATTTGAATAAGGCTTTACATATCCAAACTTTTCATTCTTTTGGTGCTTGGCTTTTAAGACTTTATTTTAAAGAATTTGATAAGAATTATGATTCAAATTTTACAATTTGGGATACTAATGATGTTGTTAGGTTTGTTAAGCAAATTGGACTTGCGTCAACCATTGAACTTGCAAAGCATGTTGCATCTTTCATACTTAAGTATAAAGAAAATTGCTTTTTAAATAATTATTGTGATCTTGATGAGAAAAGTTACGCTGATATTGAGTTTTATGAACAAGAAAAATCTAGAAATAATGCTTTGGATTTTGCTGATCTTATTCTTAAGACCGTTTTGATGTTAAGAAATTGTGAAGATATAAAGATGAGAGTGCAGAGAAAATTTAAGGCTATTTTTGTAGATGAATATCAAGATACTAATTATGCACAGTTTTTGTTTTTAAAAGAGCTTTATTGTGAAAATATGCATTTTATGGTGGTAGGAGATGAGGATCAGTCTATCTATTCTTTTAGAGGTGCTAGAGTTGAAAATATTCTTGAATTTGAAAAAGTATTTAATAATGTGTCTAAATATTACTTGGTACAAAATTATCGTTCCAGTTTAAGCATTGTTAATGTTTCAAATGATGTTATTTCAAAGAATAGAAATCGATATGAAAAAGTAATATTTACAGAAAATAAGATGGGCAAGAAGATAAAATTTTTTGTCTTTCGAAGTCCTGCAGAGGAGGCTGAATATTTTTCTAACTTCCTTCTTGAAGACGAACTTGAGACAGCAGTTCTTTATAGATTTAATTACCAATCCTTGCAGTTTGAGAAGGCTTTTTTAAAACATAATATTCCACACAAAATATTAGGTTCAATTAGATTTTATGAGAGAGGGGAAATTAAAGATGTAATTTCTCTTTTAAGGCTTTTTGTAAATAAAAAAGATAAAATTTCTTTCTTAAGAGTAATAAATAAACCTGCTAGGGGAATTGGTAAGACTACTACGGATAAAATAATTGCAATGCTAAATGATCGCGATGTCAATTTTGATTTAATTCTTGCAAGTAAAAGAGCTGTTGAGAATCTGAAGGGCAAAGCAAGAGATTCTCTTGTTGCTTTTTTAAGTTTGTATGATGATCTAGAGAAAAATATACGAAGAGATGTTTATATAAATTTATCTGAATTTATTAAAGATGTTGCAATTAGAGCTGGATTTTGGGATTTTTATCAAAAATTTGATAAGGACGACAAATTTAAAAATATTGATGAACTTATTAGTAGTGGAGTTGAATACTCAGGCAGTTTCGAGGGACTTGTAATATTTCTGGAAAATTCATCCCTTTCACCTTTAATTCATGGAGATTCTAAGTCTAGTGTATTACTCTCTTCAATTCATGGGGTTAAGGGACTTGAGTTTGATAGAGTTATAATATCTGGTCTTGAGAAGGGATTGTTGCCTGCTGAGATTGAGGAATTGACTGAGGAGCGGATAGAGGAGGAAAGAAGGCTTTTTTATGTTGCTATTACTAGAGCTAAATTTGAACTTATTGTTACAATTAATTTGCAGAGATTTTTTGGAGGAATGCTAAGAAATACAGCTATGTCGGTCTTTTTTCAAGATATTAACAAAGATAATTATGATATTGTTTTTGTTCCAGAATATTTAAAAGATAATTTCAAATATTTTTTTTCAAAAAGTGGTAATAAAAGCTTTAATATTGGAGATTATATAACTTATAATGGTGAGCATGGATTAATTGTTGATAAGTGGTATCAGAACGGTGAGTCATTTATTAAGATTAATTTAAGGAATGGTAAGAAAGCTATTTTAAGCCCAAGTCATATTAAGGGACTTTCTAAGATTTAG
- the amrB gene encoding AmmeMemoRadiSam system protein B: protein MVDNIFYSTNTCNPELFNLNKRKTHKALLTSYGAYEFFLSNINLFQKVIAHNTKNVFIFSQTKENSQINISDHKSWKFFNKIIDVNLDIINLIKNFEFTSIENKIIENDHKIEIVLNFIKDITQDIKIIPIILGKLKNQTLREFSTFLKPFTTKKENSFIFLSHFISRSTNLNKAIQLATTLKELLNRPNLNPSTLLEYYNARKILPENIDAIILICKLFQKFEFTNHNIVNNNNEHSIIENVLIN from the coding sequence TTGGTTGATAATATATTTTATTCAACTAATACTTGCAACCCAGAATTATTTAATCTAAATAAAAGAAAAACTCATAAAGCACTTCTAACTAGCTATGGTGCCTATGAGTTTTTCTTAAGCAATATTAATTTATTTCAAAAGGTCATAGCACATAATACAAAAAATGTGTTTATATTCTCACAAACAAAAGAAAATTCACAGATTAATATTTCAGATCATAAATCTTGGAAATTCTTTAATAAAATAATTGATGTCAATTTAGATATAATAAATCTAATAAAAAACTTTGAATTTACAAGTATAGAAAATAAAATAATAGAAAATGACCATAAGATTGAAATTGTATTAAATTTTATTAAAGATATAACACAAGATATAAAAATTATTCCTATTATTTTAGGTAAACTTAAAAATCAAACTCTAAGAGAATTTAGTACATTTTTAAAACCATTTACAACAAAGAAAGAAAATTCTTTTATATTTCTCTCTCACTTTATCTCACGCTCTACAAACTTAAATAAAGCCATTCAACTGGCAACAACATTAAAGGAACTCTTAAATAGGCCTAATTTAAATCCATCAACTCTATTAGAATATTATAATGCGCGCAAAATATTACCTGAAAACATAGATGCAATCATCTTAATTTGCAAGCTTTTCCAAAAATTTGAATTTACAAACCACAATATTGTTAACAACAACAATGAACATTCAATAATAGAAAACGTATTAATAAACTAA
- the rpmB gene encoding 50S ribosomal protein L28, with the protein MGRECEITGKRTMFGNNVPRKGLAKKKGGAGQHIGVKTKRTFKVNLINKKFFIPELGKSVNIKISASALRSISKVGLSVFLKKNCKKIEDFI; encoded by the coding sequence ATGGGAAGAGAATGTGAAATAACAGGCAAAAGAACAATGTTTGGAAATAATGTTCCAAGAAAGGGACTTGCTAAAAAAAAGGGTGGAGCAGGACAACACATTGGCGTTAAGACCAAAAGAACTTTTAAAGTAAATTTAATAAATAAGAAATTTTTTATTCCTGAGCTTGGGAAAAGTGTTAATATTAAGATTTCTGCAAGTGCTCTAAGAAGTATTTCAAAGGTAGGTCTTAGCGTTTTTTTGAAGAAAAATTGTAAAAAGATAGAAGATTTTATTTAA
- a CDS encoding LolA family protein yields the protein MKKIILILFPCLIFAQVSANQYFENVYLKYQNVEDIQAKISLNIKGLKQTGTLLYKFPDKFIVNLDSNNQVFVSDGEVLTVYVPSLGTSFRQQLTMGKAGSGFMNILSTEYSVSYTNSPNLEPLDESGGGGSTENFIKLTFSRRLYRGAATIDSFMIAFTQSGAIRRVIAYPTGGGREIIIDFLSVKFNVGIPDSRFKYDLPKTSNKVDNFLYDVKKT from the coding sequence ATGAAGAAAATAATATTAATTTTGTTTCCTTGTTTGATTTTTGCTCAAGTATCTGCCAATCAGTATTTTGAGAATGTTTATTTGAAATACCAAAATGTAGAAGATATTCAGGCTAAGATTAGTCTTAATATAAAAGGATTGAAGCAAACGGGAACTTTGTTATATAAATTTCCCGATAAATTTATTGTTAATTTAGATTCAAATAATCAGGTTTTTGTAAGTGATGGAGAGGTTTTAACCGTTTATGTTCCATCTCTTGGTACTTCTTTTAGACAACAGTTGACTATGGGAAAGGCAGGAAGTGGTTTTATGAATATTTTAAGTACTGAGTATAGTGTCTCTTATACTAATTCTCCCAATTTAGAACCTCTTGACGAATCTGGGGGAGGGGGGAGTACAGAGAATTTTATAAAATTGACTTTTTCAAGGCGGCTTTATAGGGGTGCTGCTACGATTGATTCCTTTATGATTGCTTTTACACAAAGTGGTGCAATTAGGCGAGTTATTGCTTATCCAACAGGTGGTGGTCGAGAAATAATTATTGATTTTTTATCTGTGAAGTTTAATGTTGGGATTCCTGATAGTAGATTTAAATATGATCTGCCAAAAACTTCAAATAAGGTGGATAATTTTTTATATGATGTTAAAAAAACTTGA
- the pyk gene encoding pyruvate kinase, translating to MIQKLTKIVATISDLRCDPEHIKELYEAGVNVIRLNTAHQSHDDAIKVINNVRQVSNKIALMIDTKGPEVRTANIENPITVKIGDKIIISTSPINESNSLQTNYEGFVNEVPNGSKILIDDGELEMIVIEKLADRLICEVKNDGHIKNKKSINTPGIPLKLQSVTEKDKGFIELAAKQNIDFIAHSFVRHAKDIQDVKDILNTAGNPDVKIIAKVENQEGIDNIEEIAKASYGIMVARGDMGVEIPAEDVPLAQIKITKTCIKYGIPVITATQMLHTMIENPRPTRAEVSDVANAILNGTDAIMLSGETAYGKYPLEAVKMMTKIAIEVEKYREKTLFKDEIFCSKKIIRNYIIKCAIDATKIMPVKAIIVDSLKGRTARIMATYRASVPLFITTNNERIARELSLSYGVYSNLVDHNFKGTTEFVVTSLEMLKTQGIVKDSDIVVIISGNPNRATNKGTEFMEINTVEDAIKERNL from the coding sequence ATGATACAAAAATTAACAAAAATAGTAGCAACAATATCTGACCTCAGATGTGATCCAGAACATATAAAAGAGTTATATGAAGCAGGGGTAAATGTAATAAGACTTAACACTGCACATCAATCTCATGACGATGCAATAAAAGTAATAAACAATGTTAGGCAAGTTTCAAATAAAATAGCATTAATGATTGATACAAAAGGACCAGAAGTTAGAACAGCCAATATTGAAAATCCCATTACTGTGAAGATAGGAGACAAAATAATAATCTCAACATCACCTATCAATGAATCTAATTCATTGCAAACCAACTATGAGGGCTTTGTAAATGAAGTTCCAAATGGATCAAAAATCCTTATTGATGATGGCGAACTTGAAATGATTGTCATCGAAAAACTCGCAGACAGATTAATCTGTGAAGTTAAAAATGATGGTCATATCAAAAACAAAAAATCAATCAATACACCAGGAATTCCACTTAAACTACAATCTGTCACTGAAAAGGATAAGGGATTTATTGAACTTGCCGCAAAACAAAATATTGATTTTATTGCCCACTCATTTGTAAGACATGCAAAAGACATTCAAGACGTTAAAGATATATTAAATACTGCTGGAAATCCAGATGTCAAAATTATTGCCAAGGTTGAAAATCAAGAAGGAATTGATAATATTGAAGAGATTGCAAAGGCTTCTTATGGGATTATGGTTGCAAGGGGCGATATGGGAGTCGAAATACCTGCTGAAGATGTTCCTTTGGCACAAATTAAAATAACAAAAACCTGCATTAAATATGGAATACCCGTAATTACCGCAACACAAATGCTGCACACAATGATTGAAAATCCAAGACCTACAAGAGCAGAGGTTTCCGATGTTGCTAATGCAATTCTAAATGGCACAGATGCCATAATGTTATCTGGTGAGACAGCTTATGGCAAATACCCACTCGAAGCTGTTAAGATGATGACTAAAATTGCTATAGAGGTTGAAAAATATAGAGAAAAAACACTATTTAAAGATGAAATTTTCTGCAGCAAAAAGATCATAAGAAACTATATTATTAAATGTGCAATTGATGCAACCAAGATAATGCCTGTTAAAGCTATTATTGTTGATTCACTTAAGGGAAGAACCGCAAGAATAATGGCAACATACAGAGCAAGTGTACCTCTATTTATTACAACAAATAATGAAAGGATAGCAAGGGAATTATCACTTTCTTACGGTGTTTATTCTAATCTTGTCGATCATAACTTCAAGGGAACAACTGAATTCGTAGTAACTTCTCTTGAAATGCTGAAAACACAAGGCATAGTTAAAGATTCAGATATTGTAGTAATTATCTCTGGAAATCCAAACAGAGCTACCAACAAAGGTACAGAATTTATGGAAATAAATACAGTAGAAGACGCAATTAAGGAACGAAACCTATAA
- a CDS encoding CarD family transcriptional regulator, producing the protein MTFVLDQAVVYPMQGVGKIKNIQNKEFNGEFIDYYEIYFPFNEMTFMVPVSRADDLGIRALVSREKVEEVFDIMKDFEGQIDQKKIKDGSHDFYKQSDILSTAKLYKFLYTKSMQKELPFYEKRILNDFELILQHEISLALQISFEEAKQKIKEVLSTGKS; encoded by the coding sequence ATGACATTTGTATTAGATCAAGCTGTAGTTTATCCAATGCAGGGAGTGGGAAAAATAAAAAACATCCAAAATAAGGAATTTAATGGTGAGTTTATTGATTATTATGAAATATATTTTCCATTCAATGAAATGACTTTTATGGTTCCAGTTTCTAGAGCAGATGATCTTGGAATTAGGGCCTTAGTTAGCAGAGAAAAGGTAGAAGAAGTTTTTGATATCATGAAAGACTTTGAAGGTCAAATAGATCAAAAAAAGATAAAAGATGGTAGCCATGATTTTTATAAACAAAGTGATATATTAAGTACCGCTAAATTGTATAAATTTTTGTATACAAAATCTATGCAAAAAGAATTGCCTTTCTATGAGAAAAGAATTTTAAATGATTTTGAATTAATTTTGCAGCATGAAATTAGTTTAGCCTTGCAAATCAGTTTTGAAGAAGCTAAGCAAAAGATTAAGGAAGTTCTCTCTACGGGGAAGTCTTAG
- the gatB gene encoding Asp-tRNA(Asn)/Glu-tRNA(Gln) amidotransferase subunit GatB: MEYRLLVGLEVHVQLGLKTKAFCGCKNDFGGIPNSRTCPTCLGLPGALPSVNKELINSAILAGHATNSKIRNIVKFDRKHYVYPDLPKGYQISQNDAPICNNGFIFIETSSGLKKINIVRIHMEEDSGKSLHLLESENRSYIDFNRAGAPLLEIVSEPDINSGEEAVAYLNSLREIFRYLDLSDCSMENGSFRCDVNVNLLINENDVEYKTPISEIKNLNSFKSIKLAIDYEESRQKEEWILHRKTFESIGKHTMGFDDKRGITVFQRSKETVADYRYIKDPDLPLIKLDDVYIESIKSNKMVELPLDTRIRLKEQYGLSNFDVVTLTSDKNLVKYFEEAAMTSSDPKRVSNWILSEVLSVLNDREISILDFNLPPSYISELVEFIVSGKVSGKIAKEIFLEMLKRNVSPAIIINEKNLEQISDKSFIESVVLEVLNENPKSIELYKKGKSHAIKFMMGQIMLKTSGRVNPAFANEILMNKLRDV, translated from the coding sequence ATGGAATATAGATTACTTGTTGGTTTAGAAGTTCATGTACAATTAGGATTAAAAACCAAAGCTTTTTGTGGGTGTAAGAATGATTTTGGGGGAATTCCAAATTCTCGTACTTGTCCGACATGTCTTGGACTTCCTGGAGCATTACCTAGCGTAAATAAGGAACTTATTAATAGTGCAATTTTGGCTGGGCATGCTACTAATTCTAAAATTAGAAATATTGTTAAGTTTGATAGAAAGCATTATGTTTATCCCGATTTACCTAAGGGATATCAAATATCTCAAAATGATGCACCAATTTGTAATAATGGATTTATTTTTATTGAAACTTCCTCAGGTTTAAAAAAGATTAATATTGTTAGGATACATATGGAAGAAGATTCTGGCAAGAGCTTGCATTTGCTTGAAAGTGAAAATCGAAGTTATATTGATTTTAATCGTGCAGGTGCGCCATTGCTAGAAATTGTCTCAGAACCAGATATTAATAGCGGAGAAGAAGCTGTAGCTTATCTGAATTCTTTAAGAGAAATTTTTAGATATCTTGATTTATCTGATTGTAGCATGGAAAACGGGTCATTCCGTTGCGATGTTAATGTTAATTTACTTATCAATGAGAATGATGTTGAGTATAAAACTCCCATTTCTGAGATAAAGAATTTAAATTCTTTTAAATCAATAAAGTTGGCAATTGATTATGAAGAATCAAGACAAAAAGAAGAATGGATTTTACATAGAAAAACTTTTGAAAGTATAGGTAAGCATACAATGGGTTTTGATGATAAAAGGGGGATTACAGTGTTTCAAAGGAGCAAAGAAACTGTGGCTGATTATCGTTATATAAAGGATCCCGATTTGCCTTTGATCAAACTTGATGATGTTTATATTGAAAGCATAAAGTCTAATAAAATGGTGGAGTTGCCTTTGGATACAAGAATTAGGTTAAAAGAGCAATATGGCCTTAGTAATTTTGATGTTGTGACTTTAACTTCTGATAAAAACTTGGTTAAATATTTTGAAGAGGCAGCAATGACTTCAAGTGATCCCAAGAGAGTTTCAAATTGGATATTATCTGAAGTATTAAGTGTACTAAATGATAGAGAAATAAGTATACTTGATTTTAATTTACCGCCATCATATATTAGTGAACTTGTTGAATTTATTGTTAGTGGTAAGGTGAGTGGCAAGATCGCAAAAGAAATATTTTTAGAAATGCTTAAGAGAAACGTTTCCCCTGCTATCATTATTAATGAAAAAAATCTAGAGCAGATAAGTGATAAATCTTTTATTGAATCAGTTGTGCTTGAAGTTTTAAATGAAAATCCTAAATCAATTGAACTTTATAAAAAGGGTAAGAGTCATGCAATTAAGTTTATGATGGGTCAAATTATGCTTAAAACTTCTGGTAGGGTTAATCCTGCCTTTGCAAATGAAATTTTAATGAATAAATTAAGGGATGTGTAG
- a CDS encoding helix-turn-helix domain-containing protein, producing the protein MERNNFIRFGDFLKKTRIDKGLTLEMISDDIRISVKYLKALEDSNIESFPNEVLAVGFLRTYSEYLGVDIWYVSSLFKEYKRRLNSSYIGIKTDDQNGNSNFVNEGRLGSKYFDILKIDFSRVIKILVGVMSAILLILLISNFSGFKQFLGRIFKVNHATRRAPEMHEVFFDKESFWNVALGDGDFLSLVHGNSIAKYKVSFVNDDLVITNDFQNGRYVFSLGKSREIDLNDNIKVKIVYDNCSQGKVRKAHVSLESFMFNVEYVLETNLSSRFNVLNWGFEVNGPKSRVINEYPTVYSSQDISNIDLVIRFLNDTFLRYADDDNLYGKSLFVSKGVPLGLNFKRSLILFLSRLSDVNIVLQGKDITSILRNYKREIMAVQFFWLKTPGGFDLKVSEVY; encoded by the coding sequence ATGGAAAGAAATAATTTCATTAGATTTGGAGATTTTTTAAAGAAGACTCGGATTGATAAGGGTTTAACTCTTGAGATGATATCTGATGATATTAGGATTTCTGTTAAATATCTTAAAGCACTTGAAGATTCTAATATTGAATCATTTCCAAATGAGGTTTTAGCTGTAGGATTCTTAAGAACTTACAGCGAGTATTTAGGAGTTGATATTTGGTATGTCTCATCTCTTTTTAAGGAATATAAGAGAAGACTTAATAGTAGTTATATTGGAATTAAGACTGATGATCAAAATGGCAATTCAAATTTTGTGAATGAAGGTAGGCTTGGGAGTAAGTATTTCGATATTTTAAAGATAGATTTTTCTAGGGTGATTAAAATATTGGTAGGAGTAATGAGTGCTATATTACTAATACTTTTAATTTCGAATTTCAGTGGATTTAAACAATTCTTAGGAAGAATTTTTAAAGTAAATCATGCTACAAGGCGAGCCCCAGAAATGCATGAAGTTTTTTTTGATAAGGAAAGTTTTTGGAACGTTGCACTTGGAGATGGTGATTTTTTATCTTTAGTTCATGGCAATTCTATTGCAAAGTACAAAGTTTCTTTTGTTAATGATGATTTAGTTATTACAAATGATTTTCAAAATGGACGATATGTTTTTAGCTTAGGCAAATCTCGTGAAATAGATTTGAATGATAATATCAAAGTTAAGATTGTGTATGATAATTGTTCTCAAGGTAAGGTTCGAAAAGCCCATGTGAGCTTGGAATCTTTTATGTTCAATGTTGAATATGTGCTTGAAACTAATCTTTCTAGTAGATTTAATGTTTTAAATTGGGGATTTGAAGTTAATGGTCCTAAGAGTAGAGTGATTAATGAATATCCTACTGTATATTCTTCTCAAGATATTTCCAACATTGATTTAGTTATTAGGTTTTTGAACGATACGTTTTTAAGATATGCTGATGATGATAATCTTTATGGTAAATCTTTGTTTGTATCTAAGGGGGTTCCTCTTGGTTTAAATTTCAAAAGATCTTTGATCCTGTTTTTATCAAGACTCTCTGATGTTAATATTGTTCTTCAAGGTAAGGATATTACTTCTATTTTAAGAAATTATAAAAGAGAAATAATGGCAGTTCAATTTTTTTGGTTAAAAACCCCTGGGGGTTTTGATCTTAAAGTTTCTGAAGTTTATTAA
- a CDS encoding NFACT RNA binding domain-containing protein, with the protein MSLNYNEINVLLQELPFKNSFLRKIKQPNHKTLVMELYNKEINEKNFNVLIALEPKKTRIHKTNKKFANIKPSLRFFEFLKSKVQNGKISEAYQIKNERIILIKVLKDKITIFIFIKLWPSSPNIIVTDANFKILDAYYRRPNSKEITGEIFTKVKEIIENNDITDKNEVNLKDGYNNELSYSEFIENYYDDLEIKETQAQNIELLKKKYEKEKINLEKKISFLEKQIKSIETIGAQREKGELILLNINKIKKGMDTIILKNHNGEQIKIMLDKALLPQDNALKYFKEYKKNKNALKIIQEQLEHAKTQYDALILNTTCIDSQNCITLANERIKKQKIIQKPSIGLNFISYGFEIVVGRNAKENDELLRSWAKGNDYWLHTRDYPGAYVFIRNKKDKTPPLEVLIDAGNLCVFYTKPARQSGEADLYYTNVKHLRRIKGGKKGLVIPNREKNLNIKLDPKILNKLKQNLSS; encoded by the coding sequence ATGTCATTAAACTACAACGAAATAAACGTTTTACTTCAAGAATTGCCGTTTAAAAATTCATTTTTAAGAAAAATCAAACAACCTAACCACAAAACTTTGGTTATGGAACTTTATAATAAAGAAATAAATGAAAAAAATTTTAATGTATTAATTGCACTAGAGCCAAAAAAAACGAGAATTCACAAAACAAACAAGAAATTTGCAAATATTAAACCTTCTTTAAGATTTTTTGAATTTTTAAAATCCAAAGTTCAAAATGGTAAAATATCTGAAGCATATCAAATAAAAAATGAAAGAATAATTTTAATTAAAGTGCTTAAAGACAAAATAACAATCTTTATTTTCATAAAATTATGGCCATCATCTCCTAACATAATTGTAACAGATGCAAATTTTAAAATCCTTGATGCATATTATAGAAGACCAAACTCAAAAGAAATTACAGGTGAAATATTCACAAAAGTCAAAGAAATTATTGAAAATAATGATATAACTGACAAAAATGAGGTTAATCTCAAAGATGGATACAACAATGAACTATCTTACTCCGAATTTATTGAAAATTACTATGATGATTTAGAAATAAAAGAGACTCAAGCACAAAACATAGAGCTACTTAAGAAAAAATATGAAAAAGAAAAAATAAATTTAGAAAAAAAAATAAGCTTTCTAGAGAAACAAATAAAATCAATTGAAACAATCGGGGCTCAAAGAGAAAAGGGTGAGCTGATCTTATTAAACATTAATAAAATAAAAAAAGGAATGGATACAATTATTTTAAAAAATCACAATGGAGAACAAATTAAAATAATGCTAGATAAAGCATTACTCCCTCAAGATAATGCTTTAAAATACTTTAAAGAATACAAAAAGAATAAAAATGCTTTAAAAATTATACAAGAACAATTAGAACATGCAAAAACACAATACGATGCATTAATATTAAATACAACTTGCATAGACTCGCAAAACTGTATTACGCTGGCAAATGAAAGAATCAAAAAACAAAAAATCATACAAAAACCATCTATTGGTCTTAATTTCATATCTTATGGATTTGAAATTGTTGTGGGCAGAAATGCAAAAGAAAACGATGAACTTTTAAGAAGCTGGGCAAAGGGAAATGATTACTGGTTACATACAAGAGACTATCCTGGTGCTTACGTATTTATTAGGAATAAAAAAGACAAAACACCTCCTCTTGAAGTCCTGATAGATGCTGGCAACTTATGTGTGTTTTATACAAAACCTGCAAGACAATCGGGTGAAGCTGATCTTTACTATACTAATGTTAAACATTTAAGAAGAATTAAAGGGGGCAAAAAAGGACTTGTAATACCTAATAGGGAAAAAAACTTAAATATTAAACTAGATCCCAAAATATTAAACAAGCTAAAACAAAATTTAAGTTCATGA